In Lysobacter firmicutimachus, one genomic interval encodes:
- a CDS encoding NRDE family protein, with protein sequence MCLIALAWDHHPRYRLALIANRDEAHARPSAAAGPDPEAPEVYGGRDLVQGGSWLQVSTRGRFAAVTNVRVGRNPEARPHSRGGLVSGFVRGDADAESYLAAMAPYAAEYGRFNLLLWDGAQLRFASNHPEFQSAPIAPGVHAMSNGAFDAPWPKSGHATRALSAWLASPASQARAADGAGVAELLAALADTAPAPDAALPDTGVGLELERLLSPPFVLGDGYGTRCSTVVLVEDDAVVFVERRFGPNGAPGGDSAVRLPLTAARSG encoded by the coding sequence ATGTGCCTGATCGCCCTCGCCTGGGACCACCACCCGCGCTACCGCCTGGCCCTGATCGCCAATCGCGACGAGGCCCACGCCCGCCCCAGCGCCGCCGCCGGGCCCGATCCGGAGGCGCCCGAGGTCTACGGCGGACGCGATCTGGTGCAGGGCGGCAGTTGGCTGCAGGTGTCCACGCGCGGACGCTTCGCCGCGGTGACCAACGTCCGCGTCGGCCGCAATCCCGAAGCGCGGCCGCACTCGCGCGGCGGTCTGGTCAGCGGGTTCGTGCGCGGCGACGCGGATGCCGAGTCCTACCTGGCCGCGATGGCGCCGTACGCAGCCGAGTACGGCCGCTTCAATCTGTTGCTGTGGGATGGCGCGCAACTGCGTTTCGCCAGCAATCACCCCGAATTCCAGAGCGCGCCGATCGCGCCCGGCGTGCATGCCATGTCCAACGGCGCGTTCGACGCGCCCTGGCCGAAGAGCGGCCACGCCACCCGCGCCTTGTCGGCCTGGCTGGCTTCGCCTGCCTCTCAAGCCCGCGCTGCGGACGGCGCCGGCGTCGCCGAATTGTTGGCGGCGCTGGCCGATACCGCGCCGGCGCCGGACGCGGCTTTGCCCGACACCGGCGTCGGCCTCGAACTGGAACGCCTGCTGTCGCCGCCGTTCGTGCTCGGCGACGGTTACGGCACGCGCTGCAGCACCGTGGTGTTGGTCGAAGACGATGCGGTGGTGTTCGTCGAACGCCGTTTCGGCCCCAACGGCGCACCCGGCGGCGACAGCGCCGTGCGCCTGCCATTGACCGCCGCTCGTAGCGGTTAG
- the phaE gene encoding class III poly(R)-hydroxyalkanoic acid synthase subunit PhaE, whose protein sequence is MANFGFGSNNPGGFGAAGSDGFEQLARQYWSAWGEMMRGAAPQPAPPSLPGWNEAVQWWSQLAKGSSPQADDTLDRFNSQARAWFGEIQKLAAQFAGRDASAADIAGAWKQAMGGQGGNPFADVFGAMRGPGQQDFSRWAEQIAPYLQNLHSEGRAWLGVPAVGFSREHQERVQHLAQAYLDYQQRSQAYNALMAEAAQDAFARFENKLAERSEPGRQIGSARALFDLWIDAAEEAYADIALSPRFRDAYADLVNSQMRLRAGVQKEVEQTTSSLGMPTRTEIDAAHRKIVQLERELRRLRDELQSRPAPARAEADAPRGPEVKPAPAAKPAAGKPAAATQSAAAKPKAVKPKAAKPRTAQSVAAAPSVSAASPAKTPAQPPRKTAIARPQPPARPAAVSKSGAAKPAKKGAR, encoded by the coding sequence ATGGCGAATTTCGGTTTCGGCTCGAACAATCCCGGCGGCTTCGGCGCCGCCGGTTCCGACGGATTCGAGCAACTGGCGCGACAGTACTGGAGCGCATGGGGCGAGATGATGCGCGGCGCCGCGCCGCAGCCGGCGCCCCCTTCGCTGCCGGGCTGGAACGAGGCCGTGCAATGGTGGTCGCAACTGGCCAAGGGCAGCAGCCCGCAGGCCGACGACACCCTGGACCGCTTCAACAGCCAGGCGCGCGCCTGGTTCGGCGAGATCCAGAAGCTCGCGGCGCAGTTCGCCGGCCGCGACGCGTCCGCGGCCGACATCGCCGGCGCCTGGAAGCAGGCGATGGGTGGGCAGGGCGGCAATCCCTTCGCCGATGTGTTCGGCGCGATGCGCGGCCCGGGCCAGCAGGATTTCTCGCGCTGGGCCGAACAGATCGCGCCGTATCTGCAGAACCTGCACAGCGAAGGCCGTGCCTGGCTCGGCGTGCCGGCGGTCGGTTTCTCGCGCGAGCACCAGGAGCGCGTGCAGCACCTGGCCCAGGCCTATCTGGACTATCAGCAGCGCAGCCAGGCTTATAACGCGCTGATGGCCGAAGCCGCGCAGGATGCGTTCGCGCGTTTCGAGAACAAGCTGGCCGAGCGCAGCGAACCGGGTCGTCAGATCGGCAGCGCGCGCGCCCTGTTCGACCTGTGGATCGACGCGGCCGAAGAGGCCTATGCCGACATCGCCCTGTCGCCGCGCTTCCGCGACGCCTACGCCGACCTGGTCAACTCGCAGATGCGGCTGCGCGCCGGGGTGCAGAAGGAGGTCGAGCAGACCACCAGCAGCCTGGGCATGCCGACCCGCACCGAGATCGACGCCGCGCACCGCAAGATCGTTCAGCTCGAACGCGAACTGCGCCGGCTGCGCGACGAGCTGCAGTCGCGCCCGGCGCCGGCGCGCGCCGAGGCCGATGCGCCGCGCGGGCCGGAGGTGAAACCGGCGCCCGCCGCCAAGCCGGCCGCGGGCAAACCCGCTGCCGCGACCCAGTCCGCGGCGGCCAAGCCCAAGGCGGTCAAACCCAAGGCGGCCAAGCCGCGCACAGCGCAATCGGTCGCCGCCGCGCCGAGCGTCAGCGCGGCATCGCCCGCGAAGACGCCCGCCCAGCCGCCGCGCAAGACCGCGATCGCCCGTCCGCAACCGCCGGCGCGCCCCGCGGCGGTGAGCAAGTCCGGCGCCGCCAAGCCGGCCAAGAAGGGAGCCCGCTGA
- a CDS encoding PspC domain-containing protein: MSSSARPLCRSRHDRMIAGVAGGIALRLRWNPVLVRAAFVVLALASFGLPVVLLYLILWLVLPEEGC, from the coding sequence ATGAGCAGTTCCGCGCGACCGCTGTGCCGCTCGCGGCACGACCGCATGATCGCCGGCGTCGCCGGCGGCATCGCCCTGCGCCTGCGCTGGAATCCGGTGCTGGTGCGCGCCGCATTCGTGGTCCTGGCGCTGGCCAGCTTCGGCCTGCCGGTGGTGTTGCTGTACCTGATCCTGTGGCTGGTCCTGCCCGAAGAGGGGTGCTGA
- a CDS encoding ImmA/IrrE family metallo-endopeptidase, translating into MEALEFSRDVLDWAAEKAGQTLHSFAENVAKREKDRERIAEGLLTIPQAEKLAKAARIPFGYLFLSEPPELARPNIPDLRQIQEAQPLSGDFYETLEDVLAKQSWLIEYLTEAGAAELPFVGRFANDARRNADDIVADMRRELGVTTDDRRKSPDAATYFSTLSAKAEARGVLVFKTSYVKSNTRRPISEKEFRGFAIAHKMAPLVFVNGRDAEVAAVFTLVHELAHIWLGITGVSDVTPSRFGNPVERLCNRVAANFLVPIDAFLELWAGPQDLDRVAKYFRVSKLVIARRALDNKLVDQAFYDEVAANTQKIKPSGKPTALVTIPIRNSRKFTRTIVASAMSGQTLLRDAASLLNVKPDTVVALAKGRTDNG; encoded by the coding sequence GTGGAAGCGCTGGAGTTTTCCCGCGATGTGCTCGACTGGGCTGCTGAAAAAGCGGGCCAAACCTTGCATTCTTTTGCCGAGAATGTCGCCAAGCGCGAGAAAGACCGGGAACGCATCGCGGAAGGCCTCTTAACCATTCCGCAAGCCGAAAAGCTGGCGAAGGCAGCACGGATCCCCTTCGGTTACTTGTTTCTTTCTGAGCCGCCCGAGCTCGCGCGACCTAACATTCCAGACCTGCGACAGATCCAGGAAGCCCAACCTTTAAGCGGAGATTTTTATGAGACGCTTGAGGACGTGCTTGCCAAGCAGAGTTGGCTGATCGAGTACCTAACAGAAGCTGGCGCAGCGGAACTCCCCTTCGTTGGACGATTTGCGAATGACGCGCGTCGAAATGCGGATGACATCGTGGCTGATATGCGCCGCGAACTTGGGGTAACCACCGATGATCGTCGCAAGAGCCCTGACGCTGCTACGTATTTCTCCACCCTGAGTGCCAAGGCTGAAGCTAGAGGCGTACTAGTCTTTAAGACAAGCTATGTAAAATCCAACACGCGACGCCCGATCTCCGAGAAAGAATTCAGAGGTTTTGCCATTGCGCACAAGATGGCCCCACTCGTGTTCGTTAATGGTCGAGATGCCGAGGTCGCAGCGGTCTTTACGCTTGTTCACGAGCTGGCGCACATCTGGCTTGGCATAACGGGTGTTTCCGACGTTACGCCAAGTCGATTCGGGAATCCGGTTGAGCGCCTGTGCAATCGCGTTGCAGCCAACTTTTTGGTCCCTATCGATGCCTTTTTGGAACTTTGGGCTGGCCCACAAGATCTAGACAGGGTTGCTAAGTATTTTCGCGTGAGTAAGCTCGTTATCGCGCGGCGCGCGCTTGATAACAAGCTTGTCGATCAAGCATTCTATGATGAAGTTGCAGCCAATACCCAAAAAATAAAGCCCAGCGGCAAACCGACCGCCCTTGTGACCATTCCGATCCGAAACAGCAGGAAATTCACGCGAACGATTGTGGCGAGCGCGATGAGTGGCCAGACGTTGCTGCGTGACGCCGCGAGTTTATTGAACGTCAAGCCAGATACAGTCGTGGCTTTGGCGAAGGGGCGGACCGATAATGGCTAA
- a CDS encoding DUF4411 family protein, translating to MANKYIIDSNVFIQGKNFHYHFSFCEGFWDWVHEGFDKGMVYSIGKVRAELLAGKKGDEARKWAEGMPDGFFLEDVGDAAVMKQYAHCMAWAAGDKHYQPAALTRFAEAKRADAFLLAYARAHGHIVVTQELSQPDKRKEVPIPDAALKIGNIKTMTIYELLQAHAQPTFVFKP from the coding sequence ATGGCTAATAAGTACATCATCGATTCCAATGTTTTCATCCAAGGCAAGAATTTCCATTACCACTTCTCCTTTTGCGAAGGATTTTGGGACTGGGTTCACGAAGGTTTCGATAAGGGCATGGTCTACAGCATCGGCAAGGTTCGCGCGGAACTACTCGCAGGAAAGAAGGGTGACGAAGCCCGAAAATGGGCTGAAGGTATGCCCGATGGCTTCTTCCTGGAAGATGTTGGCGATGCCGCTGTAATGAAGCAGTACGCTCATTGCATGGCATGGGCCGCCGGCGACAAACACTATCAACCAGCGGCGTTGACCCGGTTTGCTGAAGCGAAACGTGCCGATGCGTTCTTGCTCGCCTACGCCCGCGCCCATGGACACATCGTGGTGACTCAGGAATTGTCGCAGCCCGATAAAAGGAAGGAAGTGCCCATCCCGGACGCTGCGCTGAAGATCGGTAACATTAAGACGATGACAATTTACGAATTGCTTCAGGCACACGCACAGCCGACATTCGTATTCAAGCCGTAA
- a CDS encoding class III poly(R)-hydroxyalkanoic acid synthase subunit PhaC — translation MTGPINFSAESLAQEAMQAQQKLRAGLDSLRQVDNIDYGATEREEVWRDGKVVLYRFRGEKAPTAKVPLLIAYALVNRPYMVDLQADKSIVRGLLERGEDVYILDWGYPDRSDRYLELEDYIQRFLGGAVDHLRREYRMEAINLLGICQGGAFSLCYSALNPRKVRNLITMVTPVDFHTDDNMLSNWTRGLDIDQFVDTLGNVPADVMNWCYLTLKPWRLFVQKYVGLIDILDDKRALEDFLRMEKWIFDSPDQAGEAFRQFIKQFYQGNGFVEGGIDIGGRAVDLGYVDMPVLNIYAEQDHLVPPAASKALKNLVGSEDYSELSFKGGHIGIYVSGRAQREVPGAIHDWLAQRSR, via the coding sequence ATGACCGGTCCGATCAATTTCAGCGCCGAATCCCTGGCCCAGGAAGCGATGCAGGCGCAGCAGAAACTGCGCGCCGGCCTGGACTCGCTGCGCCAGGTCGACAACATCGACTACGGCGCGACCGAACGCGAGGAAGTCTGGCGCGACGGAAAGGTGGTGCTGTACCGCTTCCGCGGCGAGAAAGCGCCGACCGCCAAAGTGCCGCTGCTGATCGCCTATGCGCTGGTCAACCGCCCGTACATGGTCGACCTGCAGGCCGACAAGTCGATCGTGCGCGGCCTGCTGGAGCGCGGCGAGGACGTCTACATCCTCGACTGGGGCTATCCGGACCGCTCCGACCGCTATCTGGAGCTGGAGGACTACATCCAGCGCTTTCTCGGCGGCGCCGTCGACCATCTGCGCCGCGAGTACCGGATGGAGGCGATCAACCTGCTCGGCATCTGCCAGGGCGGCGCGTTCTCGCTGTGCTATTCGGCGCTGAATCCGCGCAAGGTGCGCAACCTCATCACCATGGTCACGCCGGTGGATTTCCACACCGACGACAACATGCTGTCGAACTGGACCCGCGGCCTGGACATCGACCAGTTCGTCGACACGCTCGGCAACGTGCCGGCCGACGTCATGAACTGGTGCTACCTGACCCTCAAGCCGTGGCGGCTGTTCGTGCAGAAGTACGTCGGCCTGATCGACATCCTCGACGACAAGCGCGCGCTGGAAGACTTCCTGCGCATGGAGAAGTGGATCTTCGACTCGCCCGACCAGGCCGGCGAAGCCTTCCGCCAGTTCATCAAGCAGTTCTACCAGGGCAACGGCTTCGTCGAGGGCGGCATCGACATCGGCGGCCGCGCGGTCGATCTGGGGTATGTCGACATGCCGGTGCTGAACATTTACGCCGAGCAGGACCATCTGGTGCCGCCGGCCGCATCGAAGGCGCTCAAGAACCTGGTCGGCAGCGAAGACTACAGCGAGCTGTCGTTCAAGGGCGGGCACATCGGCATCTACGTCTCCGGCCGCGCCCAGCGCGAAGTGCCCGGCGCGATCCACGACTGGCTGGCGCAGCGTTCGCGTTGA
- a CDS encoding DUF5329 domain-containing protein encodes MDSLNPMQPLKLRRRAAAPRSLRRAGWLLAGLLASCFGAQAAPSAQAEREIEQLIQALGRSGCQFERNGSWHDAAQAQAHLRKKLAYLRKRDLADTAEAFIDRAASRSSLSGQPYRVRCGQAAPVSSASWLRGKLVQLRSAGVSTPPSR; translated from the coding sequence ATGGACTCGCTCAACCCGATGCAACCGCTGAAGCTCCGCCGCCGCGCTGCGGCACCGCGTTCCCTGCGCCGCGCCGGCTGGCTGCTGGCCGGCCTGCTGGCCTCCTGTTTCGGCGCCCAGGCCGCGCCCAGCGCCCAGGCCGAGCGCGAAATCGAACAACTGATCCAAGCCCTGGGCCGCTCCGGTTGCCAGTTCGAACGCAACGGCAGTTGGCACGACGCCGCGCAGGCGCAGGCGCATCTGCGCAAGAAGCTGGCCTATCTGCGCAAGCGCGATCTGGCCGACACCGCCGAGGCGTTCATCGACCGCGCCGCCAGCCGCAGCAGCCTCAGCGGCCAGCCCTACCGGGTGCGTTGCGGCCAGGCGGCGCCGGTCAGCTCGGCTTCCTGGCTGCGGGGCAAACTCGTTCAGCTACGCAGCGCCGGCGTCTCGACACCGCCGTCGCGGTGA
- a CDS encoding SGNH/GDSL hydrolase family protein, which yields MRRCLLVCLVLALSACAVAPSRSSDAATAGSSAAPVAAAEGAAPRDPEQWEADIRAFEAEDARVRRRPGGVVFVGSSSIRYWTTLDQDFPGVASINRGFGGSRVYDSLRYAERIVLPYRPRAVVFYAGDNDLSEGRSPQQVRDDFVAFVQRVHQSEPQARIGFVSIKPSPSRAALLPQVRAANALVRDYAASATGVDYLDVFTPMLDADGAPRAGLFLQDRLHMNREGYAIWKDVVGSWLGAL from the coding sequence ATGCGCCGCTGCCTGCTCGTCTGTCTCGTCCTTGCGCTGAGCGCCTGCGCCGTCGCGCCGTCGCGTTCCTCCGACGCCGCCACCGCCGGTTCATCCGCCGCCCCGGTGGCCGCCGCGGAAGGCGCCGCGCCGCGCGATCCGGAGCAATGGGAAGCCGACATCCGGGCTTTCGAGGCCGAGGACGCGCGGGTCCGGCGGCGGCCGGGCGGGGTGGTGTTCGTCGGCAGTTCCTCGATCCGCTACTGGACCACGCTGGACCAGGATTTCCCGGGGGTGGCCAGCATCAACCGCGGCTTCGGCGGCTCCCGGGTCTACGACTCGCTGCGCTATGCCGAACGCATCGTGCTGCCGTACCGGCCGCGCGCAGTGGTGTTCTACGCCGGCGACAACGACCTGTCCGAAGGCCGCTCGCCGCAGCAGGTGCGCGACGATTTCGTCGCCTTCGTGCAGCGCGTGCATCAGTCCGAGCCGCAGGCGCGGATCGGTTTCGTCTCGATCAAGCCCAGCCCGTCGCGCGCCGCGCTGCTGCCGCAGGTGCGCGCGGCCAACGCGCTGGTCCGCGACTACGCGGCGAGCGCGACCGGGGTGGACTACCTGGACGTGTTCACGCCGATGCTGGACGCCGACGGCGCGCCGCGCGCGGGGCTCTTTCTGCAAGACCGGCTGCACATGAACCGCGAGGGCTATGCGATCTGGAAAGACGTGGTCGGCAGCTGGCTGGGTGCGCTCTAA